The sequence ACACGGATTCCTGTTGTTGAAATTCCTAATAATGGCGCACCTAAAGTGGTTACATTTCCAGAACAAATTGTTTCCTGGGTAAGGTTTGAAACGACTGATGCCAATGGCCCGGAAATCGGTTTATCAGAAATTGAAATCTTTCCTTCTCCAGCCCAGGTCACCGATCCTGTTTCATGGGTCGATCCTTATATTGAATCGGCTCGTGGGCGTTATTTTTTCTTTGTCACGGGCAGCCAGCCCTTCGGTATGATCAGCGCTGCTCCGCTGACCCGTAATAAGAACCAATATGGTGGCGGGTATAATTATAATTCTACCGAGGTGCTGGGTTTTCCCCAGGTGCATTGCTGGATGCTGTCCGGCATAACGCTGATGCCTACCACAGGTGCGCTTGATCCTAATAAAGGTGAACAGTCCTGGAAGTCTGGTTTTTCACATTCGGGTGAAATTGTTCAGCCTGGCTATCACAGGCTTTATCTCGATAAATATGATACCTGGGTGGAACAGACCGCCGGCGACCGGGTGAGTTTTTACCGGTTTACCTATACCAAAGAGGCACTCGCCAATATTTTGGTTAACCTCGGTGGATATGTTTCTACAGCGACCATGACGGATGCTAAAGTTGAAAAAATCAGTAATACCGCCATCGAAGGTTCCGTCAACACTACCGGTAGATTGTGGGGTGGCCCTGAGAATGTGCGCATTTATTTTGCCATTAGTTTTGATAAACCGTTTGAGCACCTGAATGGATGGGATGGCAAACAGGAATTGAAGGATGTAAAAACGGTTACCGGCAGCCCGGAAAAAACAGCGAAGAACAGTGGTTCAATGAGCTACTACGATGCGCCTACAACAGGGGTTTCCGCGCAATACCATGTTAAAGCGGGTGAGGCCATCCAAATGAAAGTGGCAGTTTCCTATACCAGTGTTGAAAATGCAAGGCGTAACCTGGATTCTGAATCCCGGCACTGGAACTTCGACCAGCTTCGCAGTAAATCGCAGGATGAATGGAACGAGATGCTGGGCCGCATTGCGGTAAAGGGCGGGACTGCTAATCAAAAGACGAAATTGTATACAGACCTGTGGCATGTTTTATTGGGCAGGCATAAACTCGATGATGTCTCTGGCGATTACCCGGATAATACGGAAGGCGAAAGGCATGGAAGTTTTACGGCGAATAAATTCAAGATCCGGACTTTACCTAAAGATAATAACGGGAAGCCTGTATTTCACATGTACAATTCGGACGCATTCTGGTTAACACAATGGAACCTGAATATACTTTGGGGACTGGCCTGGCCGGAAGTGCTCGATGATTTTGCCGCCTCATTGGTTCAATACGCCGAGAACGGTAAACTGCTGCCCAGGGGCCCCTGCGGTGGCGGGTATTCTTACATCATGACTGGCTGTCCGGCTACCAACCTGATTACCTCCGCTTTCCAGAAAAATATCCTGACTAAGAAACCTGCCACTAAAGCTTACGAGGTCATGAAATTTAATCATGCGCCAGGCGGTATGATCGGTGACAAACAGGAAATTGAATTTTACATCAGGAACGGCTACTATCCTTCTAATGCGGGCATCACGCTCGAAATTGCTTTCCAGGATTGGGCCTTGGCGCAGATGGCAAAGAAAATGGGATTGAAAAAAGATGCTGCTTATTTCACCCATCGCTCGGAAGGCTGGACCAGTCTTTTTGATCCCGGACAAAAACTGATCTTACCTAAAACAAAAGAGGGCACCTGGTTGCACCAGGATCCTTTGAATGGCCATGGATGGGTGGAAGCGAATGCCTGGCAGGCGACCTGGTCGGTTTCCCAGGGTATAACAAAACTGGCAGACCTGATGGGTGGAAAGGATACACTGTGTAAAATGCTGAACTACGCTTTTGAACAGGCGCGGGACCAGGATTTTGTTTTTGGTTATGGTGCCGGTTACGTGAGTTATGCCAATCAGCCGGGCTGTTCTAATGCGCATGTGTTTAACTATGCCGGGCGCCCGGACCTTACTCAATATTGGGTAAGGCGGGTGAGTGAACAGGCATATGGGGCTGTCACTCCTGATAAAGGATATGGCGGGCATGATGAAGACCAGGGCCAGATGGGCGGTGTCAGTGCATTAACGGCCATTGGATTGTTCAGTCTTACCGGAACCAGCTCTATTGACCCGGTGTATGATATTACCAGTCCTGTTTTTGATGAAGTGGTCATCAGGCTGAACAATAATTATTATCCAGGAATAGAGTTTGTAATTAAAACCTATAATAACTCCCGGGAGAATTGTTATATACAGAAGGCAACATTGAACGGCAAAGAACATAACCAGTTTTACTTTTCCCATAGTGATTTTAGTAAGGGCGGATTGCTCGAACTATGGCTGGGTGCTCAGCCAAATGCATCATGGGGTAATTCTTTGCCTTTATCCACCCAGGGCCGCAACAGTAAATAAAAAGCCAATAAATATAAAAAATGAAAAAGCGTGTATTTCTTCTCCTGTTCCTGTTTACTGCATTATTCGCTGGTGCGCAGAAAGCGCAGGACAACGGGGAGCTTGCTGAAAAAGTAAAGAACAATGAATACTTCTCGTATGTGAAAGCCAAAGCACTGGAAGTAATGAAGAAGGGCTTTAATGCCGGTGATGGTTACCGGGAAGTGTGGATTCGTGATTACAATACTTTTATTGAATTGGCAGCGCAGGTGTATTCAAAAGAAGAGCTGAAAGAGAACCTGCTGGTATTTTTCAGGATGCAGGGGGATGACGGGAATATTATTGATGGCTTCACACCCGCAGAAAAAATCGGGAAGGGCGAAACAGATTTTTCTTATTCAAAACTGGAACCGCGCTATGCTGGCCATAAGAACACGGTTGAAACTGACCAGGAGACTTCGCTTGTCCAGTCAGTGTATAAATACATCCGCCTTACGGGTGACAAATCGATCTTAAATGAAAAGGTGGGCGATAAGACGGTTAGCCAAAGGCTCGACTGGGCGATGGACTTTTTAATGAAGCACCGTTTTAACAAGCAGTACGGCCTGATCATTGGGGCTACTACAGCAGATTGGGGTGACGTACAGCCTGAGCATGGCTGGGGAGTGGATCTTGATAAAAATACACATCCTGCTATCGACATTTATGACAATGCCATGCTGATCGTAGCGCTGGACAACCTGATGGAAATCGATCCTTCAGCAAAGCCGAAATGGTCCAAGGTGAAAACCGATCTATCCAAAAACTGCATGAAGCATTTGTGGGATAAGAAGCAACAAAAATTTATTCCGCATATCTACCTGGCCGGATCACCTTTCCCCGCTGACTTTAATGAGAAAGAGATTTATTATTTTGGCGGAACTACTGTTGCTATCGAAGCAGGCTTGCTGAGCCCGGCTGAAGTGAAAGCTTCCCTCGAAGAGATGAAGAAAAGGGTGAAGCAGGCTGGTGCCCCTTCAATTGGATTAACGATTTACCCGCCATACCCCGATGGCTATTTTGCCAACAAGATCATGAACCCGGTGTACAGTTACCAGAACGGGGGCGACTGGACATGGTTTGGTGCCCGGATGATCCAGCAGTTGATCAGGTACGGTTTGGCTGCAGATGCTTACGAGCAGATACAGCCGATGGTTAAGCGCGTTAAGGATAATAATGGCTTTTTTGAATGGTACTCAGTGGATAACAAACCGCGGGGTTCAGGTACCTTCAAAGGTGAAGCTGGCGTGTTATTCACGGCCATCATGATGCTGGAAAATTTGAAATAATATTGCGCAAAGCCTGGTAAATATTCGGATATGAAAAAGTTCATGCTACCTGTTCTATGTTTGTTTTTCCTGGATGGTTATGCACAGCATTCCATTTGGAAAATTGGCAGTGCCGACAAATCCTCCCGGGAATTTGCACTGGCCCCCGATAAATTCAGGAAATTCCTGGAACATGATTTTGGGTATGAAGACAAATATTTCCTGGTTGGCTATTCCAGCGAAAAGAACGACTTTCCTTATGTACTTCCCGGCCCGGCAGATACATGGGGCGGTACATGGCCCACTTCAGGATGGCGGACGAACCAGGTAAACATCTTATTTGGCGTGCAGGACCAGGTGGCAAAAGGGGAATATAAACTGGTCATAAGGCTTGCAGATTTCGCGAAAAAATTCCTGCCACTTATCAAAATAAGTATCAACCAGTATGATAAAGTCATCCAGCTTGCAGCGCCTGGCTATGATGTAAAAAAACAGCCGTCCCCAAAACTGAATGAACCGTTTATCGATACAGCCGCTATTACCGGGAATTATTCTTCAGCAACCCCGGCGTCATTTGAAATTCCACTCAGTGCAGCGGATATAAAGAAGGGTGGAAATAATATTTCGATTACAGTATTACAGGGATCCTGGATCATGTTTGACCAGGTGGAACTGGTTGGTCCGGATTGTGCATTGTCAAAACCGGCGAAAGCTTTTGTTCGCAAGGTGGAACCTGCCGGCTATATGCTGGAATCAAATGGAAAATCCATTCAGCCGCTCCTGGTAAATGTTGAACAGCTTACCGGGCAATCCAGCCTGAGTGTTGAATTGGACGGTAAGCCCGTATTTAACGAAATGCTTGAACAGGGTAATTATGAATTTGAAGTGCCTATGCCGGCCGTTTCTTCACCAACAACTAGCAGGTATAGGGTGCTTGCCGATCGCACCGTAATTGAATCAGGCACGGTAAAGCGTACAAAGCAAAAGAAACAGACGCCCGCTGATTATGTGGATACGCGTATGGGCACCGGACACTCGCGCTGGATGATTGCTCCCGGCCCATGGATGCCTTTCAGCATGGTTAAGCTTAGTCCCGATAACCAAAATTCTGGCTGGCAGGCGGGGTATGAACCTGCTTATGAAACAGTCGGCACCTTCAGCCATATTCATGAATGGACATTGGGTGGATTAGGCACTTTTCCTACAAACGGGCGATTGAAGACCAGGATTGGCGATCAGTTAAAACCCGGATCGGGCTACAGGTCGGCAATAGATAAAAGGACAGAAGAAGCACCAATTGGATACTATAAGGTGCTCTTAAAAGATTATAACATCAAAGCGGAACTTACTGCCACTACCCATTGTGGTTTTCAAAAATATACCTTTCCAAAAAATGGCGACAGTTCCCGGATCCTTGTCGACCTGCATGTTCCATCTGAATATGATTACATGCTGAAAGAAGTTTCAGTCCGGCAGGTCGGCAAATACAGGATAGAGGGATTTTCCCACCAGTTCTGTCCAAGGGTTTGGAGCAATGACGCCGACCAGGATTATACGATCCATTTTATCATTGAATTCGACCAACCCATTAAACGGATGGGAACATGGCGGAATGATGATATCAGGTATGAGCAAACCATTGCGGCGAAAGATATTAAGGATGCCGGATTGTTCCTGGAGTTTGATACGAAGGCTAATCCTGTTGTCCAGGCTCGTTCCGGGATTTCTTTGGTTAGTCTTGATAATGCCCGCGAGAACCTGGAGACCGAGGTGATCCGGCCTTTCGGGTGGAATTTTGATGCAGTCAGGAATAACCAGGTGAAGGTTTGGAACGAATTATTCGATCGTGTGAAAGTTACCACGACAAACAGGCTGGATAAGATCCGCTTCTATAATTCGATGTATCGTTCGGTTTGCAGCAGGAACACCTGGAGCGATGTTAATGGAGAATGGAAGGGAACGGATGGCGCTATCCATAAGCTGAAAGGAAAAGATGAAGCTGCATTGGGCTGTGATGCCTTCTGGAACACGTTTTGGAACCTGAACCAATTCTGGAACCTGGTCACCCCGGAATGGAGCAGCAAATGGGTAAAATCCCAGCTGGCGATGTATGATGCTTATGGCTGGCTGGCCAAAGGGCCCGCCGGTATGAACTATGTCCCGGTTATGGTTGCTGAGCACGAAATTCCCATGATGGTGAGTGCCTACCAGATGGGAATCAGGGATTTCGATGCGGCAAAAGTGTTGGGCGCCTCAGTTAAGATGCAAACCACCCCGGCGCAAAAAGTTTTTTCCGGATTTGCCGGCAACAGGGACCTTACAGAATATTTGAAACATAAGTATGTTCCTTCTGACAAGGGACGATTCTCTAACACCATGGAGTATTCGTATGACGACTGGTGCGTGGGTCAGCTGGCAAAATCCCTGGGCGATACAGCGGTGTATAATACCTATAACGACAGGGGGTATTGGTGGAAGAATGCGATTGATAAGAATGGCTATTGCCATATGAAGAAGAGCAATGGTGAATGGACAGAAAATTTCGATCCTTTCCGCAGCGGGGCCAATGAAGAGTATGTTGAAGGTAACGCATGGCAACTCACCTTTTTTGTGCCGCAGGATGTTCCCGAATTGGAAAAGATCATTGGCAAGGAAGAGTTTACCAAAAGGCTTGACTGGGGTTTCAGGCAGAGTGAACCCTGGAGATACAACGGTATGAATGACCAGTATTGGGATTACCCGGTTGTCCAGGGTAACCAGCAATCGATGCATTTTGCTTTTCTCTTTAACTGGGCCGGCAAGCCCTGGTTAACCCAGAAATGGAGCCGTTCCATTATTGATCGTTATTATGGCAACGGAATTTCGAATGCTTACCTGGGTGACGAAGACCAGGGGCAGATGAGCGCATGGTTTGTGATGGCTTCTATTGGATTGTTCCAGACAGATGGCGGATGCAAGTCAACGCCCGTGTATGAAATAGGCAGCCCCCTCTACCAAAAGATTGAAATAGACCTGGGTAAAAAATACGGCCGTGGTGAGAAGTTCACCATATCTGCGCTTAATGCAAGCAGGCTGAATAAATACGTACAAAGTGCTACACTGAACGGGAAAAAGCTGGATTCCTTCTTTTTCCCGGCCAGTGAACTCCTCAGGGGCGGTGAATTGGTCCTCGAAATGGGCCCTTCACCTAATGATCAATGGGGGATCCGCTAAGGGGTTATTCCTGCTGTAAGAGTCTTTCTATGATCAGCTGGCCAACCTTTTTTCCCTGTTCCGCGCCGGCTTCAATTCCCGTGCGGTAATGAATCCCGCCATATACCCGGCTGATGGATGCTTCTGCTGCTGCTGCCTGGAAGGAACTAAATTTTCGCTCCATGCCGATATACCGGAGATCACTCGTATCCTGGAAGGAAAAATTATTGCCATACAATTGCGCCAGCACGGTGGCGGCAGAGGCGGTAATTGCACTGTGCCCGCTGGTATATTCCGGAAAGGGGGGTGTCTGTAAGAACGGGACGAAGTTTTTGTCGATATTTTCGTTAATATAAGTTACCGGTCGTATCACATTGCTCCTGTATTTTTCATCCCAGCAGGCAATAAATGCATCATACAAAGCGATTGCTGTCAATGCATAGCTTTTTGCTACCTGTACTGCATCAGCCTTTGATTGTTTTGCAGCAATGCCTGTGATGCCCATCCAATGACCTCCCGGGGTTATTTTTTTTGTACCGAACATCAGGTGGCCCGAGTGCTCAATTACAAATGGATTGTCATCCCAGTACCGTGCAATTGTCCTTTGCTCTTCGGTCATGGTTTTATGTATATCATATACCTCCCTTGCATTTTTATAAAAGGCGCTGGTGGTATCTGTACTGAACGCTGGCGGGCGGGGTGGCATGAATTGGGAAGCTGAATCCAGGACCATTGTTTTCATGGTGTTCCAGCACCACTCAACGCCATCGAGGTAATCGGGTGGCGTTGGCCTCCATTGGCCAGGTTGGGTGCTGCCCAGGTATTTTTGTTTTCCTCTCGACAGGATATATCCATCGTTATGCGCTCTTGCGAGGATGACGCGGGCAATGGTGTCGCCAAATGCTACGGATCGCGCATACGTGGAATCGTCTAATTTTTCCTTAAACAGGGTATACACATAGTCTTCATGGGCTTTCAGGGAATCAACTGCGAATACCTTAACGTTACGGGTAACCGTAAAGAATGCTTTTGTTGCTGCCAGTGTATAGTCATATGACTTGCCTTTCTCCGGTTCCGGTAGTTTTCCAAATCCATGCAGTTTTCCGGCAATGGATGGCGCTCCTGCTTTTTGGAACCGGATGGCCTCATAGGATGCTAATGAAGTGTATGCATATAGCCGCGCGGCCACAGGTGGCGTAAATACATCATAAATGATCACCTCGGTTAGCAGGAACTGGTTTTGGTGCAGGATCTCTGCATCAGGCACCACAATGGCAGGCTTCCTGTTATTACAGCTGATGAAGAGCTGGACTACACCGGCCAGCATAAAAGTTTTTATCAGTTGAACTGTCATCCCTAATTATTAAAAATTAATGTTCGTTTATTGCCCCTGCTGTCTGTTATTACAACTGATTGCACATTAGCACCAACGGTAAGGAATCTTGATGATTGGGACAGGAAGGATGACCCATGGTAGAATTCCTGCTTCTGTTTTTGGCCATTTTTAAATGAAATGTCCGCAGTTTGTTCCGACGGTTGCAGCTGGATGGGTTTGCCATCTTTCTTCAATTCGAATATCGCCAGGGGCCCGCGGTTTTGTGATGCCGCCAAAAGGTACTTGTCGTTTTGGCCCCTTAGCTTGATCAGGGCTTTCCCGTTTCCGGGTATGAATATGCCGCTTTTCAGGATTGGTTGGGGGATAAAGTTTCCTTTGCCATCACCTTGTAACAGCAGTCCGTTTAATGCATCATAACGGCCTACAGATACATCAGTTCCATAATCATTGGTGCTGATCACCACATCCAGATTACCATCCCCGTCAAAGTCATCGGCTACCATTCCATTCAGTACAGAGAGCTGCGCCTTGAAGGGTAAATGGACCAGGGTAAATTTTCCATTGCCATCATTCCTGCAAAACGAAGAGTTGAATTCAGTTGCTTTCAGATGGAGTACACCATTCCATTGCTCAGGGGTAAACAATTGTTCAATTGTAGCCGTCGCATATGAGGTATAGTTCGGGAATTTTGATCGCATACCGATGATCTGCTTGATGATATCATCTCTTCCGGCTACAGGGTATTGTTTCCTGGTAGAGTCTTCCTGGCTGGTCCTGAGGTATAGTGCCGGGATGGCATCGTAGCTTCCGTTGTTGTCAAAATCTTTGGCGAATATGGCGGCTGGATATTGTGGCGATGCTTTGTAGAAGGAATTTTGTCCAAGGTTGCCGGCGATAAAATCTATATCACCATCATTATCAAAATCACCGGTGACCAGGCTGTTCCACCAGCCGGTTTGATCGGCCAGCCCGGTTTTGTTGGTCACATTATTGAATTTGCCATGGTCGTTTTTTAAAAAGGTAAGCGGCATCCACTCCCCGGCAAGCACCAGGTCGGGCCAGCCGTCATTGTCAAAGTCTGTGCAAACTGCATCACATACCAATCCGATCTTGTCCAGGTCTTTTGCTACCGCTGCTGTCACATCAGTGAATTTTATCTGCCCATCCCGGGTATCATTCCTGTAAATAAAACTGGATACCGGCTTTGGATAGTTCCAGGGATCAACCCGGCCAGCGATAAACAGGTCCAGGTCTCCATCCTTATCAAAATCCACCGCCCTTGCACAAGACTTGCTCGCATGATTCATGGGTAGCGCTAAGGAGTCCGATTTGAAGTTCCCATGGCCATCATTTACAAATAACTGGTCCTGGTAGGCTATTGAATTGGATTTGCTTTCATAGCCGCCATGTGCCAGGAAAAGATCCAGGTCTTCATCACCATCTGCATCGAATAAGATCGTTCCCATTTCCTGGAATTGTATATTGGCTTTTTCGATTGGCTGCGTAACCGGTTTTTGCAGGAATGTTCCATTTGGCTGCTGTAGCATGGCTACAGCACCTGATGTTGAGTTGCCGCCAACAATAATATCATCCAACCCGTCGCCGTTTACATCTCCTGCCGCAAGGGAAGGACCATATTCTGACAGCTTGTGCGGCAATAATTTTTGTATGTTGAAATCAATATAATCTGTTTGGGAATGACGGTATTGAACGCCAAGGGTACGGGTGACTTCCCTGAACAGGTTTTGTTGCGCCAGGGCGGGGCCGGACCAGTCGTAACGATCCTTCGCATTCCTGATATCGACCTGGATGGTTTGGTCTGGTGCCGGGTGCTCTAAAACTTGTTTCCTGCCATCTGCCCAGGTGACCACCAGGGAATCGATTGTAGTACTGGTTCCCAGGCCGAAGTGGGGGTTTAGCTGGATGCTGCCCAGGTATCCGCGGTATGGGGTCTGTTCATAGGACTGGTGTTGGTTCTCATAATACAGTTCTACCCAGCTGCCCAGCCCATTCCTGTTTAATGAATCGCCTGAAAGTTGTACCGACAGGTAATGCAACTTTTCCGGACCTGCATTCATCAGGGTGTTTTCATAGACACTTGCTTCGTCGTTGATGTTATTGATTATGATGTCCAGGTCACCATCATTATCCAGGTCAGCATATGCACCGCCATTTGAAAAACTTGGCTGGTCAAAGCCCCAGTCAGCAGATACGTTGACAAAATTGCTGTTACCATTGTTGCGGAAGGCGTAATTGTGCAGTTTGACTTCGGGTATTTGTGCCAGCGTATTTTCCTGTGGTGTAATTGGGGCCGGTTCGTTACGGTAAGCCAGGAAATCACGGTCTGTTACGTCCCGGGGGAAGCCATTGGTCACCACCATATCACGCATCCCGTCATTATCATAATCTGCAACCAGGGGGCACCAGCTCCAGTCGGTTTCTGCTATTCCGGAGAAATAACCTGTTTCGCTGAATATCGGATCACCGATCGTATCGTTTTCTTTAAGCCTTGGCCCTTCATTGACCTGGATCGAATTCCTGACATACTGGTATTGGTACTTAAAGTAGTCATTGAGCTGAAAGGTCTGGTAGCTGTTTGCACCCAGCATTTTTTTCTTCCGGAAGTTGTCCTCCGGGTTCATGTCCAGTTCTACTATATCAGGAAGGCCATCGTTATTGATATCAATGACGTCCTGTCCCATTCCGTTAGCAGAGGTATGCTTGAGATAGGTTTCCGCCTTGTCTGTAAATGTTCCGTTGTGGTTGTTGATATACAGGATGTCTGTGGCAATGAAATCATTCGTTACAAAGATGTCTTTCCATCCATCCTTATTGAGGTCTGCAATGGTTGCACCGTGTCCATAACCTTCAATGGTAACCCCGGCTTCCTTGGTTACATCTGTAAATACCGGGTGTTTCAGGGTGCTGTTCATATCGTTCCGGTAAAGCCGGCCCGTACTGGGGAAACTGCCGTCCATTATCCTGGGTTTGAAGGTAGACGGATTTACATCGGGCAGGATTTCATTGACCACAATGTATACGTCCAGGTCACCATCATTATCATAGTCAAAGAAATTGGCCATGGTGGAATGCGTAGTATCATCCAATTGGTAAGCCGCGGCTTCATCCTTAAAAACCGGTACGCCATCTTTATCCGGGCCCTGGTTAATGTACAGCAGGTTTTTCCGTTTTTGCGGATCCTTATTCATAGAAACGCTTACATACAGGTCCATCCGGCCATCGTTATTTATATCCACGGTGGAAACACCTTTACACCACCTGCCGTTTCCGCTTACGCCCGCTTTATCGGTTATTTCTTCAAACTGCAGTTTCCCTTTGTTCAGGTACAACCTGGAGGATACCATATTTCCTGCCAGGTACACGTCCTGTAAGCCATCGTTGTTAAAATCGCCAATTCCCACACCACCACCATTATAGATATTGGTTACGTCAATAGGATTCAGCGAATCGCTTTCAACAATTTTGTTGTTAAAACGGATACCCGAATGATCCGGGCTTACAGGATGAAACAGGTGATTGTTTTGCCTGCACGAGGTAACCAGCAGCCCGTTGATAAGAATGAAAGTAACGATGCGGGCTAATTTCACCCGGGTTTTATTAATACACATAGGCAATTCCTGGCAATGTTAAGGGTTTCTAAAAAAAATTTGGATGGAATTAAAATTCGGATATATTTGTATGTATAGACATACAGACATATATTTTAACAAAAATAAGCAAAAAAGGCAGGGAAAGTGCAGTTCGGCCAGTGGTGAAAACCAGGATCTGCCAGGCCGGAATTTCAATGTTTTGACACCAACAATTCCAGATGAAGTGCAATTAGCGTTTGCCGGAGGATGATATACTGATTGCCATTCTTTTTTATTTCTTGATCATACATAAAACAATAAACCACTGTTATGAGACCAAAACGATTGCATGGTGTTTGTTCCAAGGCCAAATGCGTACTTTGCTTAATTGCTTTGCAAAGTGTTATGAGCACCGCTCTGTGGGCAAATGCCGATAATTCACCGGGCGGCGTAAATAGATTTACGGACCGCGAACGGTCAAACAAATTTGTCGAAAAAGTTATAAATGGTCGTATTACCGGGAGTAATGGCGAGCCATTGGCTGGCGTCAGCATCACAGAAAAAGGAACCAAAAACACGGTTGTTTCTGATGATGAAGGTAAATACACCATTACCGTAAAAGATGCAAACAGTAGCCTCCTTTTTACTTATGTTGGTTTCCTGGATATGGAAGTTAAGGCCGGATCAGTGGGCAATGAGGTGAAAATGGAGAAGCTTTCCAGTAACATGGAAGAAGTTGTGGTGGTAGGTTATGGCTCCCAGAAGAAAAAGGAACTGACCAACGCCGTTGTGCAGGTTTCCGGGAATGAAGTTAAAAAATCTGCTTCTGTTTCCTTGTCCAACTCCTTAACCGGCCGGCTGGCTGGTTTATTTGTCAACCAACGCAGTGCGATACCAGGTGCTGATGATGCCCAGATCCTCGTAAGGGGTTCGAATACCTTCCGGAACAGTTCAGCATTGATTGTAATTGACGGTATCGCGAATGCAGATCCGGATGGTTTAAACAGGCTGGATCCCAATGATATTGAATCCATTTCTGTACTTAAGGATGCCTCCGCTGCAGTGTATGGAGCACAATCTGCAGGTGGTGTTATCCTCGTAACCACAAAAAGGGGAAAGAGCGGTAAAGCTTCATTTGACTTTTCCTCCCAATTTTCTAATTCATCTCCAACAATGAAGGTGAAATCTGCTGATGTGTTTGAGTATATGAATGTACTCAATGAAAGAAGGGCCCTGGAGGGAACCCCACCCGATTTTCCGGATGAGCTGATTGAATCATTTAAAAATGGCACAAGAAGGGCGGAAGATTGGTATGCAGCCCTTGTTGATCCACCTGCAAAACAAAACAGGCAGTCACTTACGATGCGGGGTGGCACGGATAAAGTAAGGTACTTTACTTCTCTCGGAACCGCTTTCCAGGGTGGAATTTTGCGTGCCGATGATATTACTAAACTCAAGCAGTATAACGTGAGGAGTAATATTGATGTTGCCGTTACGCAAAATTTTGAAGTAGGATTGGATCTTTCCTACAGGGAGAAAAACACCACCTATCCCCAGGGTGGCTCAAACCAGATCGGTGGTTTTGCCAATACAAGCCCCTTGCAGGAAGCATACATTGACGGGGATTATCGTTATCCCGGCGAAGGATGGTCGCAATTGAATCCGGCCGCCAGGCTGCTAAGCCCGGGCTACCAGATTTTAAAAGCAAATGTTGGCATGGGTACGATCAGGTTCAAATACAATATCCCCTGGGTTAAAGGCCTGGTATTGGATGGATTTGGCTCAGTTGTGAAGACCGGGAACTATAATAAAGTCTTTAACTATACCTGGTTTTATTATGAAAAAAATGACGATGGGGAAATTATTAAGCGCCCGTCAAGATCCGTTGAGGACATTGGTCTTAGGGAAGATTTTATCCAAAGCCAGCGGCTTACGGGTAATATCAAGCTTGCCTATAGCACATCTATCAAGGAACATAGGATAAATGCAT comes from Flavihumibacter fluvii and encodes:
- a CDS encoding FG-GAP-like repeat-containing protein, translated to MKLARIVTFILINGLLVTSCRQNNHLFHPVSPDHSGIRFNNKIVESDSLNPIDVTNIYNGGGVGIGDFNNDGLQDVYLAGNMVSSRLYLNKGKLQFEEITDKAGVSGNGRWCKGVSTVDINNDGRMDLYVSVSMNKDPQKRKNLLYINQGPDKDGVPVFKDEAAAYQLDDTTHSTMANFFDYDNDGDLDVYIVVNEILPDVNPSTFKPRIMDGSFPSTGRLYRNDMNSTLKHPVFTDVTKEAGVTIEGYGHGATIADLNKDGWKDIFVTNDFIATDILYINNHNGTFTDKAETYLKHTSANGMGQDVIDINNDGLPDIVELDMNPEDNFRKKKMLGANSYQTFQLNDYFKYQYQYVRNSIQVNEGPRLKENDTIGDPIFSETGYFSGIAETDWSWCPLVADYDNDGMRDMVVTNGFPRDVTDRDFLAYRNEPAPITPQENTLAQIPEVKLHNYAFRNNGNSNFVNVSADWGFDQPSFSNGGAYADLDNDGDLDIIINNINDEASVYENTLMNAGPEKLHYLSVQLSGDSLNRNGLGSWVELYYENQHQSYEQTPYRGYLGSIQLNPHFGLGTSTTIDSLVVTWADGRKQVLEHPAPDQTIQVDIRNAKDRYDWSGPALAQQNLFREVTRTLGVQYRHSQTDYIDFNIQKLLPHKLSEYGPSLAAGDVNGDGLDDIIVGGNSTSGAVAMLQQPNGTFLQKPVTQPIEKANIQFQEMGTILFDADGDEDLDLFLAHGGYESKSNSIAYQDQLFVNDGHGNFKSDSLALPMNHASKSCARAVDFDKDGDLDLFIAGRVDPWNYPKPVSSFIYRNDTRDGQIKFTDVTAAVAKDLDKIGLVCDAVCTDFDNDGWPDLVLAGEWMPLTFLKNDHGKFNNVTNKTGLADQTGWWNSLVTGDFDNDGDIDFIAGNLGQNSFYKASPQYPAAIFAKDFDNNGSYDAIPALYLRTSQEDSTRKQYPVAGRDDIIKQIIGMRSKFPNYTSYATATIEQLFTPEQWNGVLHLKATEFNSSFCRNDGNGKFTLVHLPFKAQLSVLNGMVADDFDGDGNLDVVISTNDYGTDVSVGRYDALNGLLLQGDGKGNFIPQPILKSGIFIPGNGKALIKLRGQNDKYLLAASQNRGPLAIFELKKDGKPIQLQPSEQTADISFKNGQKQKQEFYHGSSFLSQSSRFLTVGANVQSVVITDSRGNKRTLIFNN
- a CDS encoding SusC/RagA family TonB-linked outer membrane protein — translated: MSTALWANADNSPGGVNRFTDRERSNKFVEKVINGRITGSNGEPLAGVSITEKGTKNTVVSDDEGKYTITVKDANSSLLFTYVGFLDMEVKAGSVGNEVKMEKLSSNMEEVVVVGYGSQKKKELTNAVVQVSGNEVKKSASVSLSNSLTGRLAGLFVNQRSAIPGADDAQILVRGSNTFRNSSALIVIDGIANADPDGLNRLDPNDIESISVLKDASAAVYGAQSAGGVILVTTKRGKSGKASFDFSSQFSNSSPTMKVKSADVFEYMNVLNERRALEGTPPDFPDELIESFKNGTRRAEDWYAALVDPPAKQNRQSLTMRGGTDKVRYFTSLGTAFQGGILRADDITKLKQYNVRSNIDVAVTQNFEVGLDLSYREKNTTYPQGGSNQIGGFANTSPLQEAYIDGDYRYPGEGWSQLNPAARLLSPGYQILKANVGMGTIRFKYNIPWVKGLVLDGFGSVVKTGNYNKVFNYTWFYYEKNDDGEIIKRPSRSVEDIGLREDFIQSQRLTGNIKLAYSTSIKEHRINAFVAYEQMDYKDNFFWTSRLGYVSPLIDQLSAGSANRQNWNNNGGANESARQNYFGRLSYDYAGKYLFGFSARYDGSPIFPEETRFGFFPQVSAGWVLSREKFIPQDIFSNLKLRASWGQLGNDRVIPFQYIGTYGYSAGWVVNGSDFQGISPTTVANPNITWEISEKTDIGLEAGFLDNRLTFEFDVFSSKTSQILAKRQASIPDYTGLVLPDENIGRMDSKGFEIQAGYRQNFGRVGFRTSANLSYAENKIIYFDESPQAEPYQKLEGKPLGAQLVYKAIGIYRTEADLTKFPGYAGARTGGLIFADMNNDGVVNANDTYRYDATGFPKTQWGLTIGLDYQDFDLSILIAGQDGGKWRLNNGFNSGAAGNGLEYVALNSYSLTNTNSELPMIAPTGVAASDADFYYQNASWARFKSIQLGYTLPKSLVSKARIAALRFYLSGDNVFMLYNNLQKYGAGDPEFLLGNGGGYPNMRTFSIGLNLTF